In Carassius auratus strain Wakin chromosome 41, ASM336829v1, whole genome shotgun sequence, the DNA window agagagagagtgaaataTTTGTTACACGTCTTCAAGATTATTGAAAAGAAAGAACACTTCTAATTCATCCATGCAACAAACCATAATATATAAGAAATTAAAGGAAAAGTCTGATTTACAATTTTCCATATTCACTCACACTTGTTCCAAACTCATGTGCTGTTTAGGAAGCAGTTCTCACTATtagctagttgcttattagcatgcatgtaacaagcgtattggttgtttattagtacttataaagcacatataaatGCCTCATTCTGCATAACCATATTTTATATCCCTAAATCATTGTAATCCATACCTAAACTGAAGAAATAATAGTTAACAGTGGTaactggtccccaaactaaagtttGACCAGTTTtgactgatttatttttaaatgttaacaaatgCTTATGCAGTTTTCTTAATCATGCATCTTATACCAAGACTTTTGATGTCGTACCTTGTGTGACAAACAGACCAAAACTGAAgtcattattttctaaaaatcctgttcTCCACCACAACTGTCAAATCAAAATGCCAGATTTGATCTGCAAACATCATCTAAACAATATCGAGGTCAACCCTGGTGCTATATTTTATTTGACGTCAGAATGCAAAGTGGTGAACATTTTTGGTgaatataaacaatttaaaattcagtctgttcttcacacaGAAACACTTGAAAAAGGCTAGAACAAACAGGGCTTTGAACAACATTATGAGAAGTATTAAATAATGGTTGAATGTTCATATCAGGTCAACTATTTCTTGGGTAAGTCTTGCGTTTATTCGCACTTACTGACAGAGGCTCTTCAGTTTCTCGGTCTTCTGGTTTCGGGACATCCAGGCGGTCGATGAAGTTCTGCAGCTCCTTCCTGAAGGCTTTCATCTGAGCATTGATGCGGTAGAGCAGCTCGTGCTCTCGTATCCGGCCGCCCTCGTCATCCTCATCCATTCTTCCGAACAGCTCTCCGTTGGTGGCGTAAACACGAGCCTCTGCGATGATGGTGCTGGTGTCAGCGATGAGTCTGTCGATGGTCCTGCTCAATCTCTCCGCCTCCATGCGGATATCCATCATCTGCTGGCGGTCTCTGAAACCTCTGGATAAATAACGTCCCTCTGGGGTGTAAAGAGAGCGGGTGGGAGTCAGGCACCGGATGTTGCGGACCTCATCGGAGTCACTTTCTCCGCCGACGGGACCCTCACGTTTGCGGTGCGGCGTGAGACGAGAGCAGTCGTCGTCGCTTTCCCTGCGGCCGCAGTCGCTCTCTGCGTCGCTGTCTCTCGGGCTGCTGCGGATGCCGAGGTGAGACGCCAGATCATAGCGCTGCATGTTGGAGAGCAGCACGCGGTTCTCATACTGCAGCTGCATCACTTTCCCACTCAGTTCGTTGATCTGTAGCCTAGCGGCTTTCAGCTCTTCCTGCATGGCTTCAACTTTTGCCCCATCGACTGCTCCACTGCTAAAGCGCGATCCCTCGTGTGACCCGGCCTTGTATTTGAGCTTGTTGAGCTCGTTGGTCATCTTCTTATTCTGCTCTTCCACGTCAGCCAAGCTGCGGCGCAGGAGCTCAGCCTCGTCCTCCACCAACTGAAGCTGCTGACGGAGTTCGGAGAGAGCCGCGCTCTGCTCTCTGGACGAGGGGTCCATCGTTCCTCCAGACAGCTCATCCCCGCGCATATCCTCCAGCTCCGCCTTCAGCCCGCGGTTTTCCACTTCCAGCTCCACGATTTTGCGGCCTAATATATTGGCTTCTTCTTCCACCAGCCGCAGACGCAGCTTCAGCTCGGACTCTCTGGTGGTTGGAGGACCTCCGGCCTCACCTTTGGGGAGAGGACTGTCTACATCACCGTAAAAGGAGCGGTACTTGTGCAGCTCCTGCTCTAAACGGTCCTTCTCTTTGTCTATCTTAGCCATTTTCTTCCGCATTAAGATGGCCTCTTCTTTGATGAAGGCCAACTGGCATTTCAGATCTTCATTTTCCTCCTGTAGAAGATAACATGGTTTTGAAATGGATGTTTAAATAATGCTTTCAAATTTTTCATGCATTAATGTGAATGAAAGAGTGCTATGCTCATTTACGTTCATGCATTTGGCAGCCACATTTATCCAAAGCTACACACACTGCATTCAAATTCAGAATTGTCAGATTGTCTTTTTTGTGTTTCATTGTGCTGGTCAAAATTTGGGCTGGTTTGGGATCAGTTTGGTGGGGTTTGaaggtaacgcattacaagtaacgagATTAACATAATCATATTATTttccaagtaactagtaaagtaatgcattaattttcagtttctttttctaataagtaatgcaagttactttgttttccagaTTATTCACTGACAGCTATCCTGTCCATGTGTTGAGAGAAATTAGGAGTGACATGCAGTTCCTTCAGCCTGAGACTTAtgaatttcacttttggtgtaaaAGGGCCTTTACAGATGCATCTGTATTATGGCTGCCCGATATTgggaaaaaaggacattgcgatattttatttttctgcgatatatattgcgatatgaaatctaatcacattttttcttacaaacaaaaatggggtgaatACACttaaattctcattttaaatgatttatacatTGACACCATCGTGTCACTTGATTAAAGgggaggggggtgaaatgctatttcatgcatactgagttttttacactgttaaagagttggattcccatgctaaacatggacaaagtttaaaaaattaagttgtacgtttgaaggagtatttctgttcccaaaatactccttccagtttgtcacaagtttcggaaagtttttttcgagtatggctctgtgtgacgttagatggagcggaatttccttatatgggtcctgaggcacttctgccggaagagcgcgcgctcccgtatagcagagcactgagagcacaacagacttcactgatcagagcgagagcgtcacgaaatgtcacaaaagaagtgtgtttttggttgccagggcaagacaaccctgcacagattaccaaaagagaaacagcattaagggaccagtggatggagtttatttttacagagcatcaatggagttatgcaagtgtttgtgtttgttccctgcatttcgaagatgcttgttttacaaacaaggcccagtttgacgacggatttgcgtatcgtttatttcttaaggataatgcagtcccaacgaaaaagggtcacgatcgtgtgttggaaccccaggcgttgagtaaaactgcttcaaatatctctgcctccttgttagtgcgtcccctcacatgccagagacccgggttcgagccccgctcggagcgagtcgttgctgctgctgctctcgttcagtttcagcctcgggatctgattctggatcataaataaacggctgaatctgactgttagccatggtttgttttggatgatggtttttttcctcacggtaatgtcacagcttccaaacgctttcaacgcaaaagcctactcacgctcgtgattttttagctccgcccacacgtcacgcctccagccggtcgtgtttttccgggaaaaatcggtacagactatctttctcttatgaatataataaaactaaagactttttggagttatgaaggatgcagtactactctataggtactcaagattaacaggatattgagtgaaaacgagcatttcacccccccccccctttaatatgagcaagggagagagagcaagacaacactcgtgttgtttgaagacggtgagcgtgcggccgtctctctctccctctctctccctctctctctctctctccctctgtctctctctcttatgctctctctctttctctctctctggcatGCGTgcgctctctctcgcgcgctctctgcgaatcacatttgtcaagggccggggagcagctggcccgtacagttgatgaataacggatcaactacgacagcctacatcgcacatcctgcgatgtgactatcgtggattcgtacatcctGATGCTTAAATCAATATCAATGCTTAaatgacacatcgtgcagccctaatctgtatcattattaaaaaaaaaaactaagcaagCCCAGGCAAAAAAAAGTAacgcaaagtaaaaaataaaagtaacataaaagGAGCataaatgcattactttccataaaaaaataatacagttagTTTATGGAGGaacaaaatattgtaatgtattacttttaaaagtaaatttccCCAACTCTGGTTTTATCATTTAGAATTTATTGGTAAATTGGTTTACAAACGAAGCCTTGGTGTTCATGTACACCATCCAAAGCCATTAAAAAAGCTTGTAGCTGTATAGTCAAGTGATGGCTATGCCAAAGTGGCATAAATATTAGTTGTATACATTGGGAGAGTGAACCCAGCTTTTGTTCTGTTTgcacattattatattaaatataattttttgaacACGAATGACATATTTTCCGCTTTTTTGGTGTGTGCATGACCCAAAACACGAGCTGCACTAATTATATTGCTTATCACATGCGGTCACATACTTGGCTTTTTTTGTCTTGACTTGAATTGGCTTGTTTTTGCTGTTTGTCATTGAAAAAGATGCGTGTGTTTCCAAGGGTTAAGGTCTGTTCATTTTACATACTGTAATAGTTtctaaaaaaaatccttttttttcttttactgtacTTGCCATGTTTTGATCTGTTTAAAATTGAttcatttttctaattttatttttgtcactaTTTAGTTTTATGGGTTAATGTCACGATCTGTAGCTGGAGTGCGTGTGAGATTCATTAGAGGACACTCCATTCCAGACTCTTGCCACTTCACcctggactccatttcccataatcctttgccaaAACTCATCAATTGCAATCACCTGTCTCTCATCACTCTCGCACTATAAAGGttgcacacatccacacacacttgGCTGATTATTGTTT includes these proteins:
- the LOC113060064 gene encoding protein SOGA3 → MDSVENSSMKQQQRASSPSKAASRSASGKPGASRGGGKSSRSNSPVTVLTGKERHAAKGAAAVHATGAESPTLRRAEKTKSIEERSSSSEEPHAADELGPGSGAARVVSDQPSSSKSSQGKRETARADGGKQAAKSAVGCGPGFWREGCLQSELIQFHMNKSLKKESGMPADPQPPPSEASPPPNRELQEEIERLEEENEYLTHEIEEMRAEMDEIRDTFYEEDACQLQDMRRELERAHKNCRILQYRLRKAERKRMRYAETGEFDGELLRSLEQDLKVAKDVSVRLHNELENEEEKRTKTEEENERLRQQLIEVEVTKQALQNELEKTKELSLKRRGKDVQKSEKRTPQTPAVEENEDLKCQLAFIKEEAILMRKKMAKIDKEKDRLEQELHKYRSFYGDVDSPLPKGEAGGPPTTRESELKLRLRLVEEEANILGRKIVELEVENRGLKAELEDMRGDELSGGTMDPSSREQSAALSELRQQLQLVEDEAELLRRSLADVEEQNKKMTNELNKLKYKAGSHEGSRFSSGAVDGAKVEAMQEELKAARLQINELSGKVMQLQYENRVLLSNMQRYDLASHLGIRSSPRDSDAESDCGRRESDDDCSRLTPHRKREGPVGGESDSDEVRNIRCLTPTRSLYTPEGRYLSRGFRDRQQMMDIRMEAERLSRTIDRLIADTSTIIAEARVYATNGELFGRMDEDDEGGRIREHELLYRINAQMKAFRKELQNFIDRLDVPKPEDRETEEPLSMFQPIILLILILVLFSSLSYATIFKLVFLFTLFFVL